The Coffea arabica cultivar ET-39 chromosome 4e, Coffea Arabica ET-39 HiFi, whole genome shotgun sequence genome includes a window with the following:
- the LOC113741650 gene encoding protein PLANT CADMIUM RESISTANCE 7-like, whose translation MSANNIESNGKSAVNMGQQPAHAAPVAAVFSALGPWSTGLCGCFEDTSNCCVTCCCPCITFGRNVEIIDKGTTSCAQAGIIYYCLAHVGCASCYSCTYRTKLRAYFNLSEDPCNDCLVHCFCLPCAVCQEYRELKNRGLDPSHGWIANVERWNQLAVRTTVPPTFEAGMYR comes from the exons ATGTCTGCGAATAACATTGAGAGCAATGGAAAATCCGCCGTGAACATGGGGCAGCAGCCTGCGCATGCAGCTCCGGTGGCTGCCGTATTTAGTGCACTCGGGCCGTGGTCAACTGGTTTATGTGGTTGCTTTGAAGATACCTCCAATT GCTGCGTGACCTGTTGCTGTCCCTGCATCACTTTCGGTAGGAATGTCGAAATAATTGACAAGGGAACCACAT CCTGTGCTCAAGCTGGGATCATATACTACTGCCTGGCGCATGTTGGGTGCGCATCATGTTACTCATGCACCTATCGTACCAAACTAAGGGCTTACTTCAATCTCTCCGAAGACCCTTGCAACGATTGCCTTGTTCACTGCTTCTGCCTCCCTTGTGCTGTCTGCCAAGAATATAGAGAGCTCAAGAATCGCGGCCTCGACCCTTCCCACG GATGGATAGCAAATGTTGAGAGATGGAACCAACTCGCGGTCAGGACAACTGTGCCCCCAACTTTTGAAGCCGGGATGTATCGTTAG
- the LOC113741936 gene encoding uncharacterized protein codes for MGRPDANSGPSQRGGQHQQPQEYHFQPATQSPETIDDAPPPFETSNDEIHQENYEHEQTQKEEIAGQQNQHAQSHPTPSRGPMAFPPQNTQMRSSPTGHQPQAFPPTQDQTQAFPPPQGKPQAFPPSQDHQPEAFPPSQGHQPQAFPPPQDHQPQAFPPAQGHQPQAFPPPQGQPQAFPPQQSAFQQPNMAQFPQAATFSQPAMGVGGQVPIHQAMPNSPLVHPHAQVINNTPMTGFPVAQVLPTQPWKTALFACMDDPTNALITACFPCVTFGQIAEIVDSGQTSCGTSGMLYGLIACFIAMPCLLSCTYRTKLRNRYGLMEAPAPDWMIHCFCEWCALCQEYRELKERNLDPSIGWLGNVAKSRQIAAMTPPAKQTMMG; via the exons ATGGGACGTCCAGATGCAAATTCAGGTCCTTCTCAGCGAGGTGGACAACACCAACAGCCTCAAGAATATCATTTTCAGCCTGCAACTCAGAGTCCTGAAACCATTGATGATGCACCTCCTCCATTTGAAACATCCAATGATGaaattcatcaggaaaattATGAACATGAGCAAACCCAGAAAGAAGAAATTGCCGGCCAGCAAAACCAACATGCACAATCCCATCCAACGCCATCAAGAGGACCAATGGCATTCCCACCGCAAAACACCCAAATGAGGTCATCTCCAACTGGTCATCAACCACAAGCATTTCCTCCAACTCAAGATCAAACCCAAGCCTTTCCTCCACCTCAAGGCAAACCTCAAGCCTTCCCTCCATCTCAAGATCATCAACCAGAAGCATTTCCTCCATCTCAGGGTCATCAACCGCAGGCCTTTCCTCCACCTCAAGATCATCAGCCACAAGCATTTCCACCGGCTCAAGGTCATCAACCGCAAGCATTTCCTCCACCTCAGGGCCAGCCACAGGCATTTCCTCCGCAACAGAGTGCATTTCAGCAACCAAACATGGCGCAATTTCCACAAGCTGCAACCTTTTCTCAGCCAGCAATGGGTGTAGGTGGACAGGTTCCAATACATCAGGCGATGCCGAATTCTCCATTAGTTCATCCCCATGCTCAGGTCATCAATAATACCCCTATGACTGGCTTTCCAGTGGCTCAAGTTCTTCCTACTCAGCCTTGGAAGACAGCCTTGTTCGCGTGCATGGATGATCCAACAAATG CTCTTATAACAGCCTGCTTTCCTTGCGTGACATTCGGGCAAATAGCTGAGATTGTCGACTCTGGCCAAACCT CTTGTGGTACCAGTGGAATGCTGTATGGCTTGATTGCCTGCTTCATAGCCATGCCATGCTTATTGTCATGCACCTACAGAACAAAGCTCAGGAATCGATATGGGCTAATGGAAGCACCCGCACCTGACTGGATGATTCACTGCTTTTGTGAATGGTGTGCCCTTTGTCAAGAATACAGGGAGCTTAAAGAAAGAAATCTTGATCCTTCTATTG GCTGGCTAGGAAATGTGGCAAAAAGTCGGCAGATAGCAGCTATGACGCCTCCAGCGAAGCAGACCATGATGGGCTAA